In one Nocardia tengchongensis genomic region, the following are encoded:
- a CDS encoding penicillin-binding protein 2 codes for MNTPLRRVALAVMAMIVALLINATYVQVQIGPIGKADSLRNDPRNDRVLLDEYARQRGQISAAGTVLASSVATDDRYKYLRTYPTDPMAYAPVTGFYSLQNGNNGLEHAEDSVLNGSDNQLFGRRLIDLISGRDPRGGNVVTTINPIMQKVAYEQLTAKKLTGSVVAIEPSTGRILTMVSTPSYDPNTLAGHDAGRVEDTYKQLDKDTGRPLINRAVSMTYPPGSTFKVVVTAAALSNGIAKPEDQFTAAPRITLPGTQTTLENYAGSHCGPGDAQTASLTDAFKYSCNTAFVELGIKVGTAKLKDEASAFGIGKDLHNSIPIPWTDSTVGDIPDNAALGQSSIGQRDVALTPLDNAVIAATIANGGVRMKPYLVDQLQAPDLSTLSTTKPTSVGQAVTPQVATQITNLMLESEKNTQGGSQPRPYQIASKTGTAEHGTDPRNTPPHAWYLAFAPAQNPKIAIAVIVENGGDRALAATGGSVAAPIARAVLDAGLGG; via the coding sequence GTGAACACGCCTCTGCGCCGGGTGGCGCTGGCGGTGATGGCGATGATCGTCGCGCTGCTGATCAACGCCACCTACGTGCAGGTCCAGATCGGCCCCATCGGCAAGGCCGACAGCCTGCGCAACGACCCGCGCAACGACCGCGTCCTGCTCGACGAGTACGCCCGCCAGCGCGGCCAGATCTCGGCCGCCGGAACGGTACTCGCGAGCTCGGTGGCCACCGACGACCGCTACAAGTACCTGCGCACCTACCCCACCGATCCGATGGCCTACGCGCCGGTGACCGGCTTCTACTCGCTGCAGAACGGCAACAACGGGCTCGAGCACGCCGAGGACTCGGTGCTCAACGGTTCCGACAACCAGCTGTTCGGGCGGCGGCTCATCGACCTCATCTCCGGGCGGGACCCGCGCGGCGGGAATGTGGTGACCACCATCAACCCGATCATGCAGAAGGTCGCCTACGAGCAGCTGACCGCGAAGAAGCTGACCGGTTCGGTGGTGGCCATCGAGCCGAGCACGGGCCGCATCCTCACCATGGTGTCGACGCCGTCCTACGACCCGAACACCCTGGCCGGGCACGACGCCGGACGGGTCGAGGACACCTACAAACAGCTGGACAAGGACACCGGGCGGCCGCTGATCAATCGCGCCGTCTCGATGACCTATCCGCCGGGCTCGACCTTCAAGGTGGTGGTCACCGCGGCCGCGCTGTCCAACGGCATCGCCAAGCCCGAGGACCAGTTCACCGCCGCGCCGCGCATCACCCTGCCCGGCACCCAGACCACACTGGAGAATTACGCGGGCAGCCACTGCGGCCCCGGCGACGCCCAAACCGCTTCGCTGACAGACGCTTTCAAGTACTCGTGTAACACCGCCTTCGTCGAGCTCGGTATCAAGGTGGGGACCGCGAAACTCAAGGACGAGGCGAGCGCGTTCGGGATCGGCAAGGATCTGCACAACAGCATCCCGATTCCGTGGACCGACAGCACCGTGGGCGACATTCCGGACAACGCGGCGCTGGGACAGAGCAGCATCGGACAGCGCGATGTGGCCCTGACGCCCTTGGACAACGCGGTCATCGCGGCCACCATCGCCAACGGCGGCGTGCGGATGAAGCCCTACCTGGTCGACCAGTTGCAGGCGCCGGATCTCAGTACGCTGAGCACCACCAAGCCGACGTCGGTCGGTCAGGCGGTGACGCCGCAGGTGGCCACGCAGATCACCAATCTGATGCTCGAGTCGGAGAAGAACACGCAGGGAGGGTCGCAGCCGCGCCCGTATCAGATCGCGTCGAAGACCGGCACCGCCGAACATGGAACCGATCCGCGCAACACCCCGCCGCACGCCTGGTACCTGGCGTTCGCGCCGGCGCAGAACCCGAAGATCGCCATCGCGGTGATCGTCGAGAACGGCGGCGACCGGGCCCTGGCCGCGACCGGCGGCTCGGTGGCCGCACCGATCGCGCGGGCTGTGCTGGACGCCGGGCTGGGGGGCTGA